One genomic region from Planctomycetota bacterium encodes:
- a CDS encoding cobyric acid synthase, with protein sequence MPAIMVQGTASGVGKTTLVAALCRILRRRGVRVAPFKAVNMSLNSAVTPDGREIGRAQALQARAAGLEPRVEMNPVLLKPGAGRCHAVVWGRPSGRRDVWPAVRRAWKTLAREFDVVVLEGMGSPAEPNLMGRDIANLRMAREAKARVLLVGDIERGGVFAALLGTFALLPPDVRPAAFVINKFRGSRRALAPAVRDLERRTGVPVAGVLPWMELSLDEEDTPREARVSGRRLRVAVVRLPHLSNSTDFEPLQREPDVELVYADRPVPCDALVFPGTRATLADLAWARARGFEEAARRAPVVVGICGGLQILGRRIEDGVEASGRAEGFGIFDAETVFSRRKRTVRARGRHVETGEPLEGYEVHHGRTRFGPGRRPFARIGGRPEGIVTDRGWGTYLHGVFDRPGFRRAFLNALRARRGWPPRRARPERDLDRELDRLADAVEANLDLGRIWRLL encoded by the coding sequence ATGCCCGCGATCATGGTGCAGGGAACCGCCAGCGGCGTGGGGAAGACCACGCTCGTGGCGGCCCTCTGCCGGATCCTCCGGCGCCGGGGGGTGCGCGTGGCCCCCTTCAAGGCCGTCAACATGTCGCTTAATTCCGCGGTCACGCCCGACGGCCGCGAGATCGGCCGGGCCCAGGCGCTTCAGGCGCGCGCCGCGGGCCTGGAGCCGCGCGTCGAGATGAACCCCGTGCTGCTCAAGCCCGGCGCGGGACGGTGCCACGCGGTCGTCTGGGGACGCCCTTCCGGGCGGCGGGACGTCTGGCCCGCCGTGCGGCGCGCCTGGAAGACGCTTGCGCGCGAGTTCGACGTCGTCGTCCTCGAAGGGATGGGGTCGCCGGCGGAGCCCAATCTCATGGGCCGGGACATCGCCAACCTCCGCATGGCCCGCGAGGCGAAGGCGCGCGTTCTCCTCGTGGGGGACATCGAGCGCGGCGGAGTCTTCGCGGCGCTCCTGGGGACCTTCGCGCTTCTTCCGCCGGACGTCCGGCCCGCCGCCTTCGTCATCAACAAGTTCCGCGGCTCGCGCCGGGCGCTCGCGCCGGCCGTGCGCGACCTCGAGCGCCGCACGGGCGTCCCCGTGGCCGGCGTCCTGCCGTGGATGGAACTGTCGCTCGACGAGGAGGACACCCCCCGCGAGGCGCGCGTCTCCGGCCGCCGCCTGCGCGTGGCGGTCGTGCGCCTGCCGCACCTTTCGAATTCGACGGACTTCGAGCCCCTCCAGCGCGAGCCGGACGTGGAGCTCGTCTACGCGGACCGCCCGGTTCCCTGCGACGCGCTCGTCTTCCCCGGCACGCGCGCGACGCTCGCGGACCTCGCCTGGGCGCGCGCCCGGGGGTTCGAGGAAGCGGCGCGGCGGGCGCCCGTCGTGGTCGGGATCTGCGGCGGCCTGCAGATCCTCGGGCGCCGGATCGAGGACGGCGTCGAGGCTTCCGGTCGGGCGGAGGGATTCGGAATCTTCGACGCGGAGACGGTCTTTTCGCGCCGCAAGCGCACCGTCCGGGCGCGGGGCCGGCATGTCGAGACGGGCGAGCCGCTCGAAGGATACGAGGTGCATCACGGCCGGACCCGCTTCGGGCCGGGGCGCCGTCCGTTCGCGAGGATCGGGGGACGGCCCGAGGGGATCGTCACCGATCGCGGGTGGGGGACCTATCTTCACGGCGTCTTCGACCGGCCGGGGTTCCGGCGGGCGTTCCTCAACGCGCTTCGCGCGCGCCGCGGCTGGCCGCCGCGGCGGGCGCGCCCGGAGCGGGACCTGGACCGCGAACTCGACCGGCTGGCCGACGCGGTGGAGGCGAACCTGGACCTCGGGCGGATCTGGAGGCTCCTGTGA
- the metE gene encoding 5-methyltetrahydropteroyltriglutamate--homocysteine S-methyltransferase, which yields MIRAANLGFPRLGPRRELKKALEDFWSGASRAEDLLRTARALRRSRWETQLRAGIEVVPSNDFSLYDHVLDTAALVGAIPRRFGGGEGGRIGLETYFAMARGGPGAPAPLEMTKWFDTNYHYLVPEFEPDLRFRLGSVKPVDEFLEALSMGIRTRPVLLGPVTFLRLGKEVPGGGPGRWERLDGLLDVYEDVLARLADAGAEWVQMDEPCLVLDAEPGRAEALRRAYGRLAGVSGRLKILLASYFGRLGENLGPALELPVAGWHVDLVRGAEEIDQILAEAPPGRVLSLGLVDGRNIWRTDLLRAQVVLTLAREKRGSDSLQVAPSCSLMHVPLEAARERGLPPELRRALAFAQEKLEEVSLLARALNEGPQAVRAELEQAARAREALGRPAPAPPPAGVRTRRNSPYSVRRPLQARALGLPELPTTTIGSLPQTPDVRAARAAFRSGRWSAERYRKFLRERIDRAIRLQEEIGLDLLVHGEFERGDMVEYFAERLEGFAVTEHGWVQSYGSRVVKPPILHGPVRRKGPMTVEWAEYAQSRSARPVKGMLTGPVTILQWSFVREDRPRREIAFEIAHALREEVLELEAAGIRAVQIDEPALREGLPLRAAERPEYLRWAVEAFRIVSGGVRDETQIHTHMCYADFREILPAVAEMDADVLSIECSRSGMELLSAFREFRYPNGVGPGVYDVHSPRVPPAGEIEARIRKALEFVEAGRLWVNPDCGLKTRRWEEAEPALRAMVEAARRVRKG from the coding sequence ATGATCCGCGCCGCCAATCTCGGTTTTCCGCGTCTCGGGCCTCGAAGGGAACTCAAGAAGGCGCTCGAGGATTTCTGGTCGGGCGCGTCGCGGGCGGAGGATCTCCTGCGGACCGCCCGCGCCCTTCGGCGCTCCCGGTGGGAGACTCAGCTCCGGGCCGGGATCGAGGTCGTCCCGTCGAACGACTTTTCGCTGTACGACCACGTCCTCGACACGGCCGCGCTGGTGGGGGCGATCCCCCGGCGGTTCGGAGGAGGAGAGGGGGGGCGGATCGGTCTCGAAACCTATTTCGCGATGGCCCGCGGCGGCCCGGGGGCGCCGGCGCCGCTCGAAATGACCAAGTGGTTCGACACGAACTATCACTACCTCGTGCCGGAATTCGAGCCGGATCTGCGCTTCCGGCTCGGATCGGTCAAGCCCGTGGACGAATTTCTGGAAGCGCTCTCGATGGGAATCCGCACGCGGCCGGTTCTTCTCGGCCCGGTCACGTTTCTGCGGCTGGGCAAGGAAGTTCCGGGAGGGGGGCCGGGTCGGTGGGAACGCCTGGACGGCCTGCTGGACGTCTACGAGGACGTCCTGGCGCGGCTGGCCGACGCGGGAGCCGAGTGGGTTCAAATGGATGAGCCGTGCCTGGTTCTGGACGCCGAGCCGGGCCGCGCCGAAGCGCTGCGTCGGGCGTACGGGCGCCTGGCGGGCGTGTCCGGCCGGCTCAAGATCCTTCTGGCGTCGTATTTCGGAAGGCTCGGCGAGAACCTCGGGCCGGCGCTGGAACTGCCGGTGGCCGGGTGGCACGTCGACCTGGTGCGCGGCGCGGAGGAGATCGACCAGATCCTCGCGGAGGCGCCGCCGGGACGGGTTCTGTCGCTCGGTCTGGTGGACGGCCGGAACATCTGGCGGACGGACCTTCTGCGCGCCCAGGTGGTTCTGACCCTGGCTCGAGAGAAACGCGGATCGGACAGCCTTCAGGTGGCGCCGTCGTGCAGTCTGATGCATGTGCCGCTGGAGGCCGCCCGGGAGCGGGGGCTGCCGCCGGAACTGCGGCGCGCGCTCGCCTTCGCGCAGGAGAAGCTGGAAGAAGTGTCCCTTCTGGCGCGGGCCCTCAACGAGGGTCCGCAGGCGGTCCGCGCGGAGCTCGAGCAGGCGGCGCGCGCGAGGGAAGCGCTCGGCCGTCCCGCGCCGGCCCCGCCGCCCGCCGGAGTCCGGACGCGCCGGAATTCGCCCTATTCCGTCCGGCGCCCCCTTCAGGCGCGCGCCCTCGGTCTTCCGGAGCTGCCCACGACCACGATCGGGTCCCTTCCGCAGACGCCGGACGTCCGAGCCGCCCGGGCGGCGTTCCGGTCGGGACGGTGGTCGGCCGAACGGTACCGGAAATTCCTCCGGGAGCGCATCGACCGCGCGATCCGGCTTCAGGAGGAGATCGGCCTGGATCTTCTGGTTCACGGGGAGTTCGAGCGGGGAGACATGGTCGAGTATTTCGCCGAGCGGCTCGAGGGCTTCGCGGTGACCGAGCACGGGTGGGTTCAGAGCTACGGATCGCGCGTCGTGAAGCCGCCGATTCTGCATGGGCCCGTGCGCCGCAAGGGGCCGATGACGGTCGAATGGGCCGAGTACGCGCAGTCGCGCTCCGCCCGTCCGGTGAAAGGAATGCTGACGGGGCCGGTGACGATCCTTCAATGGTCGTTCGTCCGGGAGGACCGGCCGCGGCGGGAGATCGCCTTCGAGATCGCCCATGCGCTGCGGGAGGAAGTGCTGGAGCTCGAGGCCGCGGGGATCCGCGCCGTTCAGATCGACGAACCCGCGTTGAGGGAGGGGCTGCCTCTGCGGGCGGCCGAGCGGCCGGAGTATCTGCGCTGGGCGGTCGAGGCCTTCCGGATCGTCTCGGGGGGAGTCCGGGACGAAACCCAGATCCACACGCACATGTGCTACGCCGATTTCCGGGAGATTCTGCCGGCGGTGGCGGAGATGGACGCGGACGTTCTTTCGATCGAGTGTTCCCGGTCGGGGATGGAGCTTCTTTCGGCGTTCCGCGAGTTCCGTTACCCCAACGGGGTGGGTCCGGGGGTGTACGATGTTCATTCGCCGCGGGTTCCCCCGGCCGGGGAGATCGAGGCGCGGATCCGCAAGGCGCTGGAGTTCGTGGAGGCCGGCCGGCTCTGGGTGAATCCGGATTGCGGGCTCAAGACGCGGCGGTGGGAAGAGGCGGAGCCGGCCCTGCGGGCGATGGTGGAGGCGGCGCGGCGGGTTCGAAAGGGTTGA
- a CDS encoding ribonucleotide-diphosphate reductase subunit beta gives MLLDPGLELTLRPMKYPLFYDMYRKAIRNTWTVEEVDFATDVEDLRARLTGPERHLIRRLVAFFATGDTLVAHNVALNLYRHVNAPEARLFLSRQIFEEALHVQFYLTLLDAYIPHPDERHAAFAAVETVPSIRRKAEFCRRWMDSIYALEVLRTREDRRKFLLNLLTFAGAVEGLFFFAAFAYVWFLRSKGLLHGLAAGTNWVFRDESLHVDFAFAVADTVRREEPGLFDGAMPGEVVRMLEEAVDAETQFARDLLGGGVAGLSESDLRRYLEYVADRRLVQCGLPPRYGSRNPFPFIELQDAPEVTNFFERRVSAYQVGVAGSVSLDESF, from the coding sequence ATGCTTTTGGATCCCGGACTGGAGCTGACCCTGCGCCCCATGAAGTACCCGCTGTTCTACGACATGTACCGGAAGGCGATCCGGAACACCTGGACGGTGGAAGAAGTGGATTTCGCCACCGACGTCGAGGATCTCCGCGCGCGCCTCACGGGACCCGAGCGGCACCTCATCCGCCGGCTGGTCGCCTTCTTCGCCACGGGAGACACCCTCGTGGCCCACAACGTGGCGCTCAACCTTTACCGGCACGTCAACGCGCCGGAAGCGCGGCTTTTTCTTTCGCGCCAGATCTTCGAGGAGGCGCTCCACGTGCAGTTCTACCTGACGCTCCTGGACGCCTACATCCCGCATCCGGACGAGCGCCATGCCGCCTTCGCGGCGGTCGAAACCGTTCCCTCCATCCGGCGCAAGGCGGAATTCTGCCGCCGGTGGATGGATTCGATCTACGCCCTGGAGGTCCTCCGGACGCGCGAGGATCGCCGGAAGTTCCTGCTCAATCTGCTGACGTTCGCGGGGGCGGTCGAAGGGCTCTTCTTCTTCGCGGCCTTCGCGTACGTGTGGTTCCTGCGTTCCAAAGGACTGCTGCACGGCCTGGCCGCGGGGACGAACTGGGTTTTCCGGGACGAAAGCCTCCACGTCGATTTCGCGTTCGCCGTCGCCGACACGGTGCGGCGGGAGGAGCCCGGGCTTTTCGACGGGGCCATGCCGGGCGAGGTCGTCCGGATGCTCGAGGAAGCCGTGGACGCCGAAACGCAGTTCGCCCGGGATCTCCTCGGGGGCGGAGTCGCGGGCCTTTCGGAGTCCGACCTGCGGCGCTATCTCGAGTACGTGGCGGACCGCCGGCTCGTTCAGTGCGGCCTGCCGCCGCGGTACGGCTCGAGGAACCCCTTTCCGTTCATCGAACTTCAGGACGCCCCGGAGGTGACCAACTTTTTCGAGCGGCGCGTTTCGGCCTACCAGGTCGGCGTCGCCGGGTCCGTGTCGCTGGACGAATCGTTCTGA